ggtgttataacatttttgactgatactgtatatgtcTACTTCATCACAGCACTCGTGCTTTCTCCGTTTTAGAGACATTGTCTTGCAAGCACTGTGACTCATTTAAAAGCCTTTTAACTAACGTCCTGTGGTTTTTGACCCGAACAAAACAAGTACGTCACCGTCTGAAAGTAGCCAAACCCAGCCAATGTACTTATGGTGATCGAGTCTTCTGTTAACAGTAACAAGGCCTTTCTAGATGTAGGCTGTATCATTGAAGATGTATATTTAGAGAAACGTACAGCAATATTATACAGGTTGTGTCTCTTAAGGTTTGTATGCCTGACCACCTACTTCAccagcttgtttgtgtgtgtgctcacgATCTGCTGTATAGTCTGTAACAATGGATCGGTGAGCGAAACTCGTTTCaaagtgtgtttgtgcgtgtgtacaCTGTTCATGTTCAAAACAATCAATGTTCTTGTAAAGATGGACTTTTGGTTGGCCAGGTTGGTTGGCCATCTTCTGATTTTGATCCAAATATATAAAACAAGTGATTATTTCTCTGGCACAATAATATGTGGCTGAAGAAGACGATCAACGCCAATAGTTTGatcacagtgtgttacagtgggaCGATGTGCTCTTCCAGGAAGAACTATGACGCTGAAGCTTGAATATGTTTTTAATTAACAagtattacaggcctctctcgtcatGTACCCATTTAACAGTCAAATCCATTTAATAAAAGGGAACAAAACAGGGCTAAGTTTCCTCTAAAAATACAAACGTAACAGAGGGGATGCTTCTGCCCCCCCCACCACCTCCCACCTGTTTCTTCAGCCATTGATGTTAATGTAAACAGTGTAATATTGATGATATATCTTTTTTATTATTGTGTAAAGTTTCCccgtttttgttttattttatgttaAAGAAATAAGGTCATTACTGCCTTTGCTGCCTACTTTGGCGCCGGGAGTCGATTTACAAAAAAGGTCAGTTGCTGTCGCTCCAGTGACAGTTGTTTCATGTTTTTAATTCATTCCAGAATGGGTGCGATCAACCTGAATTGAATAGTTTGCAGCATGGAACCAACATGAGCTTTGTCACCTATCACCTTACTATGGAATTACACAACAACGAGAAAAGCTACTGGCCTTTTCCAAACCCTTTCACTCTATTGTCATGTCAATGAGGTGGTCGCTGAATCTTTTTGGGGGTTTTGCTCGGTGTTTTCATGATGTCAGCTGGGAGAAGTGAGTTTGGGAAACGCCTGCCTAATGCCTGAATCATTCTCCAGTCAGCTGTCTTTCTGCTTTGGGGTTTTTGTTTTTGGATTCTAATATCCCATAACTCTTTTCAACAATGGGACCAGCTATGCTAGTTAGCAACGGCGCTAGTCCAACTAAGTTGTTTGTTTTCATGGCCAAGAAAAGCATCAGTTCTCACGTTTCACTCAACAAGGAGAAGGCAGTTCTCTCTTACGGAGGTGGAATGTTGTTACATGCCTTTTTATAATCTGAACAAACGATTAACCTGGTAACAAAACCTGATGAAATACTCTCTTAACCTTGTGTGAAGCTTTTTGCAAATactgtgtacatactgtacttgCAAGCGGTTTTAATTTTGTCAGTCGTATTGTTTGTTTTCTTCCAAAAGCagctgtttttttgggggggggggggttgggggggttaATGAGCTCTGAACAACGTATGTATGTAACCTCTAATATGCCAAATGTCTTTTTATAACACAGATTTGTCATGCACTGCTAAACAGGACAGGGCAAGAAGCAGCTTTAAGTAAAGGAACAGCTGTGTGGGAGGAGCCTTTCTCTGACACGCTCTGCCTTGAAATACTCCTCGAGACGATTGGCTGGCTGCATTATGGAGTAGTAATGtgtccctctcctctgtgtctctctgtacctACGTTTTGACTTCACTCTCTCAGCTCTGCACGCTTAACTTCGCTGCAGTCCCATTTCTTATATTGTCCCCCTCGCGCATCCTTTCACACAcgctctgtctccatctctctctctctgtctccgtgtgTAATGTTTCATTAATGGTAAACAGAGGTGTCAGCCAGTGGTAGTATACTCAGCGATCGAAGGGTTTGCTGACGGTAGAAATCTGTGCAGTTTGTAACATTTTTAGCAATAACGTGAAACAAGGGGACTGTTTTTTTGATAACATTATGATTGGCTGTTTTGTTTTTTGTACATATTGAAATTCCATGTCATTTAAAggaagaaaaacaagaaaaaagttGCTATATTGgcatataaaaaaaaacaaacacaagaAATAAAAAAGTGACAATTATGTGTGAAATGAACTGTCTTTATATGTATTTTACATTGGAGGACATGAAGGACTTAAAGTATACATAAACATGGTAACAGCCTTGTAGGGGGCTGACATTGCACTGCGAATAGACTGAATAGTCCATCTTTGATGCAACTCTACCTTCAGTTCAGAggttacccactgggcacaaactggttaaatcaacgttgtttcaatgtaAGTGGTCaccgtattgtgacgtggaatctacaCCAAAtatggaaaagtatgtgaacacccctttTGCTAACAGGTGTACAAAATCGAGCACAcggacatgcaatctccattgacaaacattagcagtagagtGGTTTTACTGAAGGGCTCAGTGacttttcaacgtggcaccgtcataggatgccacctttccaacaagtcagttcgtcaaacctctgccctgctagagctgccccggtcaactgtaattgCTCTTATtgagaagtggaaacgtctaggagcaacaacggaagtggtaggccacacaagctcacagaacgggagtgCTGAAGCACGTGGCGCGTCTGTCCTCTGTTGTAACCCTCACTACCGAGTGCCAAACTGCCTATGGAAGAAACATCAGCGGTGGAAACACCTTTCACCGTCTGGCAGCCCAATGGACGAATCTGGGCTTGGCtaatgccaggagaacactacctgccccaatgcatagtgtcaactgtaaagtttagtggaggatgaataatggtctggggctgattttcatggttcgggctaggctcctttcagttccagtgaagagaaatattaacgctacagcatacaatgacattctagacaattctgtgcttccaactttgtggcaatggtttggggaaggccctttcctgtttcagcatgacaattccccctgtgcacaaagtgaggtccatacagaaacggtttgttgagatcgctgtggaagaacttgactggcctgcacagagccctgaccacaaccccatcgaacacctttgggatgaattggaacggcaactgcgagtcaggcctaatcgcccaacaccagtgtccgacctcactaatgttcttatggctgaatggaagcaagtccccgcagaaatgttccaacatctagcgggAAGCtgtcccagaagagtggaggctgatattgtggcaaaagggggaccaactccatattaatcaCCATGATTTTGGCATTAAATGTTTTACTGTAAAGTtgcaaccacaggattatgtcatcatggtaaccaattttcaacatagaccaaccttgtataaaatatgttcaAGGTAATATCCACTATCAGCAAAAAGCAATAgtctgggcagcacctcctactggagagctgGGGccatctacagcacctcctactggagagctgGGGCCGTCTACAGCTATCCCTtcggtctcccatccagggttttaaccaagctcAGCTTGGATATTAGTCACTGACTATTACCAAATGTGCTATTatgagaatgattgttgagaAATGTCCACTCAATAGGttcactgttgctatcgaagtcattccaaagggtcgGTTCCACCACAAGCTCACAATCAATGGGAGTGATAGGGGCATGCGAGAAGAAAAAACATAAAACCAAATAGGTTGATTTCAGGTGATTTTGATTTGTTGGGGGTTTGTTTTTACATGCTCATGCTCTCATCAACCCCATTGATTGTTAGCTTGTGGTGGTTAAGGTTAGCTGAAGTTTGTAGTGGCTGTTTAAAACGAGCTGATCCATGGAATACTGTTTCTCTTGGGCCACAGACTCctttcagggtgaggaaccatttaaaatcaagttgtaaaatagtGGACTACTCCTTCAAAGACttttatcaaatcaaaactgTATTTAATGTGCATTTAAAGTGTATTTGATTTGGTCCTGGTCTTTAAGTTAGATTTTTGGTCCAAATGGAGTCGTGAATCCAACATGTtcattattaatttgtagacaaactctAACTAAAGCAAGACTCAGTAGCAAAGATGGatgcatctccttcaaatgttgatatttggttgcgttgacaaccaaacataattcaatatcacttttgcTATACTGTAAACAGCCTAATGTTAAGGTTATcctacaaactaatgtaacagaaTTTATTCAACCGTGAAATGAGTAACGCATCAGTGGCCgcttttgaggttactgtaacatTTAAACATCTAATGTAATCAGAAAGCCTGCAGGTTCAGGGTCACAGGTCTGTGGACATCGTCACAATTGCTATAGTCAGCACAGAATCTCAAACGGCATTCATTATTTGCACCATGTAGtataatgtaatctcaactgcaatccaggtcactTGGTTGTGCTGTTAGATAAGgcgttatcactgtgcttcaagtTGTTTTTATAAATCAACAAAATGTCTGACATTGGTATTCCCGTTTGAACTTTGTTGTGGTTGAAAGCGCAGTGAAAACACATTTATGTGACAACTATACCAAAAATCAGACATTCATttgaatttggttgtgctttagatGGTGCTTTTAGCATAGTGATAGCCAAAAGTTTGGGAATTCAACAATGTgttgtctttttgagtgggttgAATATAGGAATCTCATTGATCCAACGTATCTATTAAACATATTACCCAATTCtccacattgaaatgacgtggtgtgtTTATGCTTCTCAGAAGCCTCATGTCGAAGAAGACCACACTGGCCCTCCCAGTGTAATCCATCAGCACTCCAGAAGCCTCACGTCGAAGAAGACCACACTGGCCCTCCCAGTGTAATCCATCAGCACACCAGAAGCCTCACGTCGAAGAAGACCACACTGGCCCTCCCAGTGCAATCCATCAGCACATCTCTCTGCTGTAGATttgaaagcccccccccccccccccccccaagacaccAGCAAGTAGCATAGCAGAGCAGAAATGCATTCTGACATTCTCATACAACACTACAGACTTTTAATATTTAAtttccttttttggggggggtaatGCATCCCATGCACTTTACAGAACAATTTCCCTTCGAGAGCAACACTAAAAATCCTCTAATTAACAGTGACATGACGATACAATACAACAAAGAGGAGAAAACAACACAATTTGCTACATTTGTGCTGCAGTGTATTTAACAACCCAAGTCAACAGAGACCAGGTGTGATATGCTTGACAGGTAATGCTGGGAAAGGTCCTTTTGAAGTAGTGGGACAGACCAGGTGCACAGAATCCCACACCACGATAAGGCCACAGTCGTGTCACTTACAATAAATAGTACACTAGGTACAACGATAAAAGATGACTGAGTCAAGGACAAGAAAacagcttttttttttgttgtgcgCCCACGAGGATGACACTATGCTACAAGGCTAGGAATGCGTTTCAGAGCATGACAAGGCCAGGGATGGTAACAATTATGGTAACAATTATTTACACGTATGGGCATATTTGTGTGTCACACTGCCTGTAAAAAGGAGTCCGAGGTATGGGAAGTTATTAATGTCTTGGGGAACGTGGTGTCGTCATTGGGCTGTGGCTTGTGCCTTTCAAGTCCCTGACAAGAATGTGTACAGAGAGAATATTATGCAGAGAggggagaaaacacacacacagggacacacacacacaaggggtcAGCCAGGGTTCATCTGCTCAACATGCTCATGGAGATATTACATGGCTCTGAAAAAGCTGCTTGGACGTTCCTCTGGGATCATCTGGTCAACATCAAACCAAGACAACTAGGGTGCTGCTTTTCCCCGTGGGTGattcaggagaggaggaggggtttaCGTGAAGAGACACCGTGACGATTGTACACATCATGGGTGTTTGAGGTGAATGTCTGTGTGGAGGAACAGCATTGGATGTTAACCTCGTGGCTGTAGACATAAACTAGCCATGTTTTCTCACGGTCCCTATTAAAGAAGCATTTAGGTTCCTGTACGTCATAAAGAGTTTTATATCACGTGCCACCGTTCCTCAGTCCATGTAGTTTGTTTACCGATACTTATTTAAATTCATAACCTTCTCCTTGTTGAAAACCTTGGCTGATTATTCCATTTCTCCATTTCATGTAGTCAACATGCCATCGTTTGATTGTCCTTTCTTTGTAATGACACCAAGTATATCATCAACCTATTGTCTGAGATGTCCACTTTCACAAGTATGGTGACTTTAAAAGTTGAAAGCAGGCATGCATGACCTCATCAGAGACCGAAAGCtcaatgtacagtgtgtgtgtgtgaggggagggggggggggtgctgcatGACCACTTACTCATTCTGATTGGTCAATGATGGAGAAAGGAAGCTAAGCCTGGGCGGAGCCACGGATACTACTGTATGTGAAGTGCGTGTTATTACCACTCTGCGGCGTGTGCccattctcctctctgctcctcatccctcctcttcctccccctctccccgccCCCATCCTACTCCCAGCCCCCCTCCCGACTCCACCGGCCTTGGGGCTGCTACAGCAGGTGAAGGTGGACAGAATCCCTTGGCGGAAACGCTTATTCATGAAACAGTATATAATGGGGTTGACACAGGCGGAGGTGTACGACAACAGGTGGATGAAGGATATCGGCGCCCCCGAGAGGAGCTTGTCGGCAGAACGGCGGTCGAAGGCCCGCCAGGCGTTAACGGCGAACACGGGCGTCCAGCATAGGAAGAAGAGACAGACGATGACCAGGAGCATGCGAATCACACGCTTCTTAGCCATCAGGTTGCAGGTGGAGCTGTTGCTGCACACACGGCTCAGCTTGGACTTGTTGCTGTCCACGTTGTCTCTGCTGTTGACGGTCACGTTAGGGCTAGGGGTCGAGGGAGGGCTCTGGAGGTGGGCAAGCTCGCCCTTCTTCTTGGCGGGCTGAAGGTAGCAGCCGTCGTTGTCGCCGGGTTTGATGCTGCCGGTgctgcactctctctctgtgacagatCATAACATCAGATGTGAATACAAAATTAACTTAAACTAAAGTTGTTTTCTCTAAATAAAAATGATAGGTGATAGAAAGGGATCTAATAAAGATACGGACATCATCTCTGTGATAGATCAGAAAAATAAGACATGAATAATGACTGATCCTGTGCAAATTAGATTTACCAAAGATTAGCCAATGGTAAACAATGACCAATAAGGATGCCACCAAATTGATATGGCATGATAATAATCGCCAGAGCTGGACATTTTCAAGAGGTCTTTTGAGGTTTTGTATACGTACCTCTGCTGGACTTCCTGTTGGCCATCTCAAACTTGATGCCCCTGTAGAGCTCCAGGGAGATGAGGCCATAGGCTGTCATCATCATGATCCCAGGAACCAggaagagcagcagcagcagggacaCATACCTGTAAGGAAGAAGGCTCGATGGTGTCACCGGGTTGGTCGAAAGCAAGTGCCCATTCAGCATGCATCAAAGTGATTTGACCTGACCAAGAACTGATCTCTGAGCTCAGTGATGATCTACCTCATCATTGTTAAGTATCTATCATCTAACAGACCAACAAATCAGTGAATTTGATACTTCCCCCTTAAATTAATAGACATGAATAGCCCATTTCATCTTTTGCACAGACCGTTCCATTATTTACAGTGAAAATCACCTAGCAGTTGAAACCCCTCTTTGTGATGGCACCCGTCTACCAAAATGAAACTATCTATCCTCTCACCAGGACTGCTGGATGACATCACTGGGCCATACCAGGCGGCACATGTTGCCCGTGCTGTTGTTGACCCGGGTGAAGGGCACCAGGGTACTGGAGATGGGGTAGGGCAGCATGAACAGGAAGCTCACCACCCAGGTGGCAGAGATGACCTTGGCAGCGTGGGACTTGGTTTGCCAGGTCCGGGAGGTCAGGGGGTTGCAGATGGCACTGTAGCGCTCCAGGGAAATGGCCACCAGGTTGAAGGTGGAGACGCTCACCGAGATCCCTGGAGAGATGACGACGGTTAGCGGTCCACAGTTTTGTACCACAGGACTGAGTATACAATCTGATGAATAGATCGATAACAGACAAGACTGTAGGCTACACTAGCATATGTGATTTTGTACGTCTGTGATTAAACCAAGCTCattaggcatttataagttacattttttaaaatataattcatttaaaagtccaaaaatgAAGATAGCAATCGCAGATTGTCCCTTTTAAACCTTGTACAATGGCTAATGTAATACTGTACACACAGCATGTGGGATTGACACTGTCTACTGTAATACTTGGAATAGCTGGCCTGACACGTTCACGGCTAGTCACTTTGTACTTTACGAGCGTTTAGGGACAGAGGTAAGTTCCAGCACTTGTGGATGATCAACAACCCCATCCGTTAACCGGTGGATGTTACAAAActcacaaaacaacaaacaacggCACCTATAAATACATGCACGTTACCTTGGTTACACACCGTGACAGATGAGGTAATCATAGCTACTGACATGGCCGGGATCTCACCGCACAGACCCAAGTCAAGAACAAACAGATCAGGGAGGCTGTGAACTATCTGACTACAAAGAAACACCACGGTGGAACATTTCCCAAAGACAATGAATAATACAACTGTAACCCAGCTGAAAGAAATGCATGTAGATAGGATGTATCCAGGGGATATATATCCATGTCATATCCAGGGGATATATCCATGCTATATCCAGGGGACATGTATCCATGTCATATCCAGGGGATATATCCATGTCATATCCAGGGGACATATCCATGTCATATCCAGGGGATATATATCCATGTCATATCCAGGGGATATATATCCATGCTATATCCAGGGGATATATATCCATGCTATATCCAGGGGATATATATCCATGTCATATCCAGGGGATATATATCCATGTCATATCCATGTCATATCCAGGGGATATATATCCATGTCATATCCAGGGGATATATCCATGCTATATCCAGTGAGGAAATATGGCTGAAAAGGATTTGAACTACAAGGGCACTTGAAATTTCAGCTATGCTGTATCCAGGACCTGTATCCAGACATAACAAATATCAATAGAATGTGTTTGAACAGGTTACGAAGCATGAGAACGGTACAGCCTCGACTGTAAAGAATGTAGAGAATGGATTCTCAACTACGTAGACGTTGATATATCTGTGGCTGAGAGTTTCAAGTCATTGAGACACTTGTGAACAACAACAGATCCCTTTTGTACCCTGTTCTTCTTCCtcatcttcttctcttctctcttcttctctcttcttctcttctctcttcttctctcttcttctctcttctcttttcttctcttttcttctctcttcttccctcttcttctctcttcttctctcttcttctcttctctcttcttctctcttcttctctcttcttctctcttcttctcttgtgACCTGGACCTTTCAGCTCAGAGTAAATGGCAGTGATGTAATGTACTTAAGTCAAAATATTTTCAAGTTCaacttaagtcatttttggggggttatctgtacattactttactatttatatttttgacaacttttacttttacttcactctacattcctaaagaaaataatgcactttttactccatacaatttccctgacacccaaaagtacttgttacattttaaatgcttagcaggacaggaaaatggtccagtcacgcacttatcaagagaacatacctggtcatccctactgcctctgatctggtggactcactaaacagagaacatacctgttcatccctactgcctctgatctggtggactcactaaacagagaacatacctggttatccctactgcctctgatctggtggactcactaaacagagaacaaacctggtcatccctactgcctctgatctggtggactcactaaacagagaacatacctggtcatccctgctgcctctgatctggtggactcactaaacagagaacatacctggtcatccctactgcctccgatctggtggactcactaaacagagaacatacctggtcatccctactgcctccgatctggtggactcactaaacagagaacatacgtggtcatccctactgcctctgatctggtggactcactaaacagagaacatccctggtcatccctactgcctctgatctggtggactcactaaacagagaacatacgtggtcatccctactgcctctgatctggtggactcactaaacacgcatgctttgtttttaaattatgtcTAAGTGTTGAGTGTGCCACAGGGCTATCCGTACATTAAGATACCAAGAAAACGGTatagtctggtttgcttaatataacgaatttgaaataattttgatacttaagtatattttagcaattacatttacttttgatacttaagtatatttaaaaccaaatacttctagacttttactcaagtagtattcacttttacttttactcaagtatgacagctgggtactttttacaccactggtaAATGGCTCCTTAAATCAGGAGACGTGCCAGTACATTTACAGTCCCAGTGGAGGAGAGGCGATGTGGGAACGCGGCCACGGCTAATAGCCCCAGTGGAGGAGAGGCGATGTGGGATTGCAGCCACGGCTAATAGCCCCAGTGGAGGAGAGGCGATGTGGGAACGCAGCCACGGCTAACAGCCCCAGTGGAGGAGAGGCGATGTGGGAACGCAGCCACGGCTAATAGCCATCAGATTGCTTTATTTGGTGTCTCTTCACACCAGGCACCAGGTCAGAGACACAATTGAGGCTTTAATGGCTTCTGGGATTTGCTTCTCTATTGATTTTCTATCATCAGGCCAATTTAATCGCCCCCAGTGAGTGGTTGGAACCTTCCTATGTGGACAGAACCTACTGTACTCTCTTCCCTTACCTGATCCCTTGAAGTGAGTGGCATCGGTGTAGAAGACAATAATAAGGTCAGACCACGCATGGGGCAGCAAGTTGCCCAGTGGTTAgcatgttgggccagtaaccgaaaggttgctggatcgaatacccgagctgacaaggtaagaatctgttgttctgcccctgaacaaggcagttaacccactgttcccccggtaGGCCATTATtataaatacgaatttgttcttaactgaccttgttaaataaaggtaaaattaaaaaacatCTGACCCTACTGATTGTGTACAATACAATACCTTAACTATGCAACACTTGCAGAAGCTCGAGCACCTTCTATTGCAGTACCACACAAATCCCAACAAACAAACCCATTACAGTTTGTGAATATGTAACCAGGGcccatatccacaaagcatctcagattatacactgctcaacaaaaataaaaggaacactaaaataacacatcctagatctgaatgaatgaaatattcttattaaatacttttttctttacatagttgaatgtgctgacaacaaaatcacacaaaaattctcaatggaaatcaaatttatcaacccatggaggtctggatttggagtcacactcaaaattaaagtggaaaaccacactacaggctgatccaactttgatgtaatgtccttaaaacaagtcaaaatgaggctcagtagtgtgtgtggcctccacgtgcctgtatgacctccctacaacgcctgggcatgctcctgatgaggtggcggatggtctcctgagggatctcctcccagacctggactaaagcatccgccaactcctggacagtctgtggtgcaacgtggcgttggtggatggagcgagacatgatgtcccagatgtgctcaattggattcaggtctggggaacggaagggccagtccatagcatcaatgccttcctcttgcaggaactgctgacacactccagccacatgaggtctagcattgtcttgcattaggaggaacccagggccaaccgcaccagcatatggtctatggatctcatctcggtacctaatgtcagtcaggctacctctggcgagcacatggaggggtgtgcggccccccaaagaaatgccaccccacaccatgactgacccaccgccaaaccggtcatgctggaggatgttgcaggcagcagaacgttctccacggcatctccagactgtcacatctgtcacatgtgctcagtgtgaacctgctttcatctgtgaagagcacagggtgccagtggcgaatttgccaatcttggtgttctctggcaaatgccaaacgtcctgcacggtgttgggctgtaagcacaacccccacctgtggacgtcgggccctcataccaccctcatggagtctgtttctgaccgtttgagcagacacatgcacatttgtggcctgctggaggtcattttgcagggctctggcagtgctccttctgctcctccttgcacaaaggcggaggtagcggtcctactgctgggttgttgccctcctacggcctcctccacgtctcctgatgtactggcctgtctcctggtagcgcctccatgctctggacactacgctgacagacacagcaaaccttcttgccacatctcgcattgatgtgccatcctggatgagctgcactacctgagccacttgtgtgggttgtagactccgtctcatgctaccactagagtgaaagcaccgccagcattcaaaagtgaccaaaacatcacccaggaagcataggaactgagaagtggtctgtggtcaccacctgcagaaccactcctttattgggggtgtcttactAATTGCCAAtgatttccacctgttgtctattccatttgcacaacagcatgtggaatttattgtcaatcagtgttgcttcctaagtggacagtttgatttcacagaagtgtgattgacttggagttacaatgtgttgtttaagtgttccctttatttttttgagcagtgtataatgaattagattatatggacagatcctagatcatcaCTCCAACTatgagacgctttgtgaatacgggcccagGTCAGAACCTGTGTACGTACAGTGCTTCCACAGGACTCACCAATGAAGTACATGGCCACGACTTTGTTTCTCAGGGACCATATCGGCACCAGGGTCGTGACCTGTGTACAGTAAACTCACCCATGAAGTACATGGCCACAACTTTGTTTCTCAGGGACCATATCGGCACCAGGGTCGTGACCTGTGTACAGTAAACTCACCCA
This Oncorhynchus clarkii lewisi isolate Uvic-CL-2024 chromosome 21, UVic_Ocla_1.0, whole genome shotgun sequence DNA region includes the following protein-coding sequences:
- the LOC139379484 gene encoding cholecystokinin receptor type A, with the protein product MEPFTLHDMLINSTNLYKILCDFGIKNVSECEDESETPPEPKDLNQTVRIFLYSLIFLVSVLGNSLIIAVLVRNRRMRTVTNLFLLSLAASDLMLCLFCMPFTLIPNLMRDFVFGSGICKVAMYFMGISVSVSTFNLVAISLERYSAICNPLTSRTWQTKSHAAKVISATWVVSFLFMLPYPISSTLVPFTRVNNSTGNMCRLVWPSDVIQQSWYVSLLLLLFLVPGIMMMTAYGLISLELYRGIKFEMANRKSSRERECSTGSIKPGDNDGCYLQPAKKKGELAHLQSPPSTPSPNVTVNSRDNVDSNKSKLSRVCSNSSTCNLMAKKRVIRMLLVIVCLFFLCWTPVFAVNAWRAFDRRSADKLLSGAPISFIHLLSYTSACVNPIIYCFMNKRFRQGILSTFTCCSSPKAGGVGRGAGSRMGAGRGGGRGGMRSREENGHTPQSGNNTHFTYSSIRGSAQA